The proteins below are encoded in one region of Sphingobium sp. CR2-8:
- a CDS encoding M3 family metallopeptidase, whose amino-acid sequence MTDRNTNPLLQPWDGPLGAPPFAQVREDDFLPAFETAIVWHQQEIAAITAEGASPTFDNVIAALERSGEALARVRRLFWTLSSAQSTPGIRAIEGDVSAMLSAHGTAISHDSALAVRVAAVHADRHDAGLTPDQIRLVESSHAGFRRGGAELNPEQKARFAAIDARLAALSVAFGHHVLAATADWVLDIGADDLAGLPPALCDAAAGRAAAKGKTGRYHVTLDRSDYESFLTFSTRRDLREALWRAFTDRCDDGPHDNWPIIAETLALRQERAALLGYADHAHYALEDSMAHDPAAAANLLARLWEPGKRRASEEATELQALIDAEGGGFALAPWDWRFYAEKVRRARYALDGAAVAQHLRLDAVRQAAFDTATKLYGLVFTRRDDIAGYHPDVRAWEVTDAQGGPVGLLFTDYLARPEKHGGAWMGSLRVQEAMDGDVRPVVYLVANFAAAPPPDTAATHLSIDEARTLFHEFGHALHGLLSHVTYPSQSGTAVARDFVEFPSKFMENWIVSREVLSGFGVPDSLIDAIRNADAYGQGFATVELISCALVDLALHRAAAAGADPQVFVEAELERLGMPPEIGLRHRFPYFTHIFDGGYASAYYSYAWSEALDADAFEAFVASGDIFDSALAARFRTEILAPGDSRDPMESFQAFLGRAPDPGALMRARHLADV is encoded by the coding sequence TTGACTGATCGTAACACCAATCCATTGCTGCAACCCTGGGATGGGCCGCTGGGCGCACCGCCCTTCGCGCAGGTGCGAGAAGACGATTTCTTGCCTGCGTTCGAAACGGCGATCGTGTGGCATCAGCAGGAAATTGCAGCGATCACGGCGGAGGGCGCCTCCCCGACCTTTGACAATGTGATCGCCGCGCTTGAACGGTCCGGCGAGGCGCTGGCGCGGGTGCGTCGCCTGTTCTGGACTTTGTCGTCCGCGCAGTCGACGCCCGGCATCCGTGCGATAGAGGGCGATGTGTCCGCGATGCTAAGCGCCCATGGGACGGCGATCAGCCATGACAGCGCGCTGGCCGTGCGGGTGGCGGCGGTACATGCCGACCGGCACGATGCCGGACTGACGCCCGATCAGATCCGGTTGGTGGAAAGCAGCCATGCCGGATTTCGGCGCGGTGGGGCGGAACTGAACCCCGAGCAGAAAGCGCGCTTCGCGGCCATCGATGCGAGGCTGGCGGCATTGTCGGTAGCGTTCGGCCATCATGTGTTGGCCGCGACGGCGGACTGGGTGCTGGATATCGGCGCGGACGATCTGGCAGGCCTGCCGCCGGCTTTGTGCGACGCCGCTGCCGGGCGCGCGGCGGCCAAAGGAAAGACAGGCCGCTATCATGTAACGCTGGATCGCAGCGATTATGAGAGCTTCCTGACCTTCTCGACGCGGCGTGATCTGCGCGAGGCGCTTTGGCGGGCCTTTACCGACCGCTGCGACGATGGTCCGCACGACAATTGGCCGATCATCGCGGAGACGCTGGCACTGCGGCAGGAGCGGGCGGCTTTGCTGGGCTATGCCGACCATGCTCATTATGCGTTGGAAGACAGCATGGCGCACGATCCTGCCGCCGCTGCCAATCTGCTCGCGCGCCTGTGGGAGCCGGGCAAACGCCGGGCCTCAGAGGAAGCCACGGAGTTGCAGGCACTGATCGACGCGGAAGGCGGCGGCTTCGCGCTCGCGCCATGGGATTGGCGCTTCTATGCGGAAAAGGTGCGTCGCGCCCGCTATGCGCTGGATGGCGCGGCGGTGGCGCAGCATCTGCGGCTGGACGCGGTGCGGCAGGCAGCGTTCGACACGGCGACAAAGCTCTATGGTTTGGTCTTCACGCGGCGTGACGACATTGCGGGCTATCATCCCGATGTCCGGGCATGGGAAGTGACGGACGCACAGGGTGGGCCGGTTGGCCTGTTGTTCACCGATTATCTGGCGCGGCCGGAAAAGCATGGCGGCGCGTGGATGGGCAGCCTGCGTGTGCAGGAGGCGATGGACGGGGACGTGCGACCCGTCGTTTATCTGGTCGCCAATTTCGCCGCCGCGCCGCCGCCCGATACGGCTGCCACGCATCTGTCGATCGACGAAGCGCGCACGCTGTTCCATGAATTCGGGCATGCGTTGCACGGCCTGCTGTCGCACGTGACCTATCCCAGCCAATCGGGCACGGCGGTCGCGCGGGACTTTGTCGAATTTCCCAGTAAATTCATGGAAAACTGGATCGTCAGTCGCGAGGTGCTGTCGGGCTTTGGCGTGCCCGATAGTCTGATCGATGCCATTCGGAACGCGGACGCCTATGGTCAGGGTTTCGCCACGGTGGAACTGATCAGTTGCGCGCTGGTCGATCTGGCACTGCATCGCGCGGCGGCGGCGGGTGCCGATCCGCAGGTCTTTGTCGAAGCCGAACTGGAGCGGCTGGGCATGCCGCCCGAGATCGGGTTGCGCCACCGTTTCCCCTATTTCACACATATTTTCGACGGCGGCTATGCCAGCGCCTATTACAGCTATGCCTGGTCCGAGGCGCTGGACGCTGACGCTTTCGAGGCGTTCGTGGCAAGCGGGGATATTTTCGATTCCGCGCTGGCTGCGCGTTTCCGCACGGAGATATTAGCGCCAGGCGACAGTCGCGATCCGATGGAATCCTTCCAGGCCTTTCTGGGCCGCGCGCCCGATCCCGGTGCGCTCATGCGGGCACGGCATCTCGCCGACGTCTGA
- a CDS encoding transketolase family protein, whose translation MSAAAAPAGLFDCRDAYVRAVEELAMADDRIVAVVNDSVGSSKLGKFRDRFPERLVNVGIAEQNMVGVGAGLANGGKIPFVSGASCFLSARALEQIKADCAYSHANVKLCGISSGVAYGELGATHHSIEDIAWLRAIDRLTVIVPADPWETAEAIKAAAAYDGPVYIRISRMPVPELARDHAHFRIGKAEQLRAGNDIAIIANGTLVHRALAAAQALAADGISARVINMATVSPIDTDMLAQAAETGAIITAEEGLAHGGLGGAVAEYCAINRPVPMRMIGFPGFLPTGSAAWLMDRFGLSADGIAAAARDLLKVKAR comes from the coding sequence ATGAGCGCCGCTGCCGCACCCGCTGGCCTGTTCGATTGCCGCGACGCTTATGTCCGCGCTGTCGAGGAACTGGCGATGGCCGACGATCGCATCGTCGCCGTCGTCAATGATTCGGTGGGGTCTTCCAAACTCGGCAAATTCCGGGATCGCTTCCCCGAACGGCTGGTCAATGTCGGTATCGCCGAACAGAATATGGTCGGCGTCGGTGCAGGTCTGGCCAATGGCGGCAAGATTCCCTTCGTCAGCGGAGCATCCTGTTTCCTCAGTGCCCGTGCGCTCGAACAGATCAAAGCGGATTGCGCCTATAGCCACGCCAATGTGAAACTGTGCGGCATTTCCAGCGGTGTCGCCTATGGCGAACTGGGCGCGACCCATCATAGTATCGAGGATATTGCCTGGCTGCGCGCCATCGATCGCCTGACCGTCATCGTGCCCGCCGACCCATGGGAAACGGCCGAAGCGATCAAGGCGGCCGCCGCCTATGACGGCCCGGTCTATATCCGCATCAGCCGCATGCCGGTCCCGGAACTGGCCCGCGACCATGCGCACTTCCGGATCGGTAAGGCGGAGCAACTGAGGGCAGGAAACGACATCGCGATCATCGCCAACGGCACACTGGTTCATCGCGCCCTCGCGGCCGCGCAAGCCTTGGCTGCGGATGGCATTTCCGCCCGTGTCATCAACATGGCGACCGTGTCTCCGATCGATACCGACATGTTGGCGCAAGCCGCCGAAACCGGCGCCATCATCACGGCGGAGGAGGGGCTGGCCCATGGCGGGCTGGGCGGAGCCGTGGCGGAATATTGCGCGATCAACAGGCCGGTGCCAATGCGCATGATCGGCTTCCCGGGTTTCCTGCCGACCGGATCGGCCGCATGGCTGATGGATCGCTTCGGCCTTAGTGCCGATGGCATCGCTGCTGCCGCGCGTGATCTGCTCAAGGTTAAGGCACGCTGA
- a CDS encoding DeoR/GlpR family DNA-binding transcription regulator produces MKDSAQTRLLGETRRLKILEWLQEEGSARVRTLAEAFGVSEVTVRQDLEKLEAEGHIEREHGGAFLKSVPQQVRSMALQHQSHLDAKDRIGRAAAALVGNGETVILDSGSTTTAVATHLLGRRDLTVITNALNIALMLGAEPGFEVHMTGGHFKAPTLSLSGERSADYFKGLYVQRLFLATAAIDIDNGLTYPALSDIAVKRAMIGAADQVCLVADSSKIGQRSFSSLGGLDLVHVLITDDGIRDQDRKAIEAIGVKIIIA; encoded by the coding sequence ATGAAGGATAGCGCGCAAACCCGGCTTCTCGGCGAGACGCGTCGGCTCAAGATATTGGAATGGTTGCAGGAAGAAGGCAGCGCGCGGGTTCGCACGCTGGCCGAGGCCTTCGGCGTGTCGGAAGTCACTGTCCGCCAAGATTTGGAGAAACTGGAGGCCGAGGGCCATATCGAGCGCGAACATGGTGGCGCGTTCCTGAAATCCGTGCCGCAACAGGTGCGATCCATGGCATTGCAGCATCAAAGCCATCTGGATGCAAAGGACCGTATCGGTCGCGCCGCCGCCGCGCTGGTCGGCAATGGCGAGACGGTCATATTGGACAGCGGGTCGACCACCACGGCCGTCGCCACGCATCTGCTGGGTCGGCGTGACCTGACGGTCATCACCAATGCGCTCAACATCGCGCTGATGCTGGGTGCGGAGCCGGGGTTCGAAGTCCATATGACCGGCGGCCATTTCAAGGCGCCGACATTGTCGCTGTCGGGCGAAAGGTCGGCGGACTATTTCAAGGGCCTTTACGTCCAGCGCCTGTTCCTGGCGACGGCGGCGATCGATATCGATAATGGCCTGACCTATCCCGCCTTGTCGGACATCGCCGTCAAGCGCGCGATGATCGGCGCGGCGGATCAGGTCTGCCTGGTCGCAGACAGCAGCAAGATCGGCCAGCGGTCCTTTTCATCGCTGGGGGGGCTGGACCTGGTTCATGTCCTCATCACCGACGACGGCATCCGCGATCAGGACCGCAAGGCCATCGAAGCTATCGGCGTGAAAATCATCATCGCCTGA
- a CDS encoding FGGY family carbohydrate kinase — translation MRSPVILAIDQGTTNTKALLVSPAGEIVRSASRAMQIAHPHPGWAEQSATDIWDAVTALIAELVAAEPTAEIAALALSNQRETILLWDARTGEPLAPAILWQCRRSEARCAALRDGGHEDNIIARSGLGIDPLFPAAKIGWLLDNLPDARTRAARGELRCGTIDNWLLWKLTNGAVHATDYSNASRTQLFNIDTLCWDPALAALFDVPMNLLPHVRGSDSRFGTVAAGLTPLAADTPIHAMLGDSHAALFHHGATQAGATKVTIGTGSSIMTATPEAVRSAHGLSSTIAWHRGGAAQYALEGNISISGQAAAFASNLLGLADEDALTTLAASVPDNGGVVFLPALVGLGAPHWCSEARGAISGLSLGTRPAHIARATLEAIALQIADVVAAMEADLALDMPQIAVDGGATRNALLMQLLADLTDRPVLRPHVAEASALGVAHLAAEAIGLATPRLHGTQTDRFMPAMSREERQRIKAQWRTALASAVRVAKTTPADQEMPTFREAKAG, via the coding sequence ATGCGCAGCCCGGTCATCCTGGCGATCGATCAGGGCACGACCAATACCAAGGCCCTGCTCGTCTCCCCGGCGGGCGAGATCGTTCGGTCCGCATCACGCGCCATGCAGATCGCGCATCCCCATCCGGGCTGGGCCGAACAGTCGGCGACCGACATCTGGGATGCGGTGACGGCGTTGATCGCGGAACTCGTCGCGGCCGAACCGACGGCAGAAATCGCCGCACTGGCGTTGTCCAACCAGCGGGAAACGATCCTGCTGTGGGATGCTCGCACCGGGGAGCCACTGGCGCCCGCGATCCTCTGGCAATGCCGCCGATCGGAAGCGCGCTGCGCTGCGCTGCGCGATGGAGGGCATGAGGATAATATCATCGCGCGCAGCGGCCTCGGCATTGATCCGCTTTTCCCTGCGGCAAAGATTGGCTGGCTGCTCGACAATCTGCCCGATGCCCGCACACGTGCGGCGCGGGGCGAATTGCGGTGCGGTACGATCGACAACTGGCTGTTGTGGAAACTGACCAATGGTGCGGTGCACGCCACCGACTATAGCAATGCGTCCCGCACGCAGTTGTTCAATATCGACACGCTGTGCTGGGATCCTGCGCTCGCCGCCCTGTTCGACGTGCCGATGAACCTTCTCCCGCATGTGCGCGGATCGGACAGCCGCTTCGGCACCGTCGCCGCCGGTCTGACGCCGCTCGCCGCCGATACGCCCATCCACGCCATGTTGGGCGACAGCCATGCCGCACTGTTCCACCACGGTGCGACGCAAGCGGGTGCGACGAAGGTGACGATCGGCACCGGCAGTTCGATCATGACGGCCACGCCCGAAGCCGTTCGGTCCGCCCATGGCCTTTCCAGCACGATCGCCTGGCATCGGGGCGGCGCCGCCCAATATGCGCTGGAAGGCAATATCTCCATTTCCGGTCAGGCGGCCGCCTTCGCTTCCAATCTGTTGGGCTTGGCGGACGAGGACGCTCTCACCACGCTGGCCGCCAGCGTTCCCGACAATGGCGGCGTCGTCTTTCTGCCTGCACTGGTCGGGCTGGGCGCGCCGCACTGGTGCAGCGAAGCGCGGGGCGCGATTTCCGGCCTGTCGCTTGGCACCAGGCCCGCGCATATCGCCCGCGCCACGCTGGAGGCGATCGCCCTCCAGATCGCCGATGTCGTCGCCGCGATGGAGGCGGACCTTGCCTTGGACATGCCGCAGATTGCGGTAGATGGCGGCGCAACGCGCAATGCGCTGTTGATGCAGTTGCTCGCCGACCTCACCGATCGCCCGGTCCTGCGCCCGCATGTCGCCGAGGCCAGCGCCCTGGGCGTCGCACACCTTGCCGCCGAAGCGATCGGCCTGGCGACGCCACGCCTGCACGGCACGCAGACCGACCGCTTCATGCCGGCCATGTCGAGGGAAGAGCGACAGCGGATCAAGGCGCAATGGCGGACCGCTTTGGCCAGCGCAGTGCGTGTGGCGAAGACGACACCAGCCGATCAAGAGATGCCGACATTCAGGGAAGCCAAGGCGGGGTGA
- a CDS encoding TonB-dependent receptor domain-containing protein: MTIHAISRQRSQALRAIWLGGSGIVALLATPAYAQIAPQEAQDGSSASAADIVVTGSRIASPALTSPSPLQVLTSETLENNGIVNVQDALQQNPAIGLPGFSRTTTGNTTNPGLATVNLRNLGADRTLVLIDGRRSVAGVPGTAQVDLSMIPTPFVDRVDVLTGGASAVYGSDAVAGVVNFIYKKKFEGLQLNAQGGISERGDDRQIALNATYGHNFADGRGNFMIYGGYVNEGPVDARGRDFSRFDYTSLGTIQRAAGNNDANLTAAQNIFTRFYNPSNVGPGGIFVIGSQTNRVILPDGSFRAYNAATDGFNRAEWGLLASPSERFTFAGRFNFDVSDSVNVFTEVTYSNVVTQGRMEASPMRTDGALGAFTGTNGFYPIQSRVLVPGGNGATVLVNNPFVPQAVLNAATDRTGDGLKDLSFLLRTTAFAPGTRTIPTERDNFRAVLGTTVDLSSNWKFDAYYQYGFTKQKQSMSGLANLYNLADGLQVITDVYDFDRDGSTTDAVCANADARARGCVPVNVYGEGKLTQQMVDYLKVSLQRDSKQTMHVLAANLTGTLFTLPGGPVQVAVGGEYRKEESRDIFDPLTNAARNGYVQLTDTAGSFDVKEAYGELVVPILSDTPFFHSLSLRGAARMSDYSTVGTFYAWNAGVEWAPVEDIRFRAVYAHAVRAPNIGELFAAPAAGIVTITDPCQGITLTTPGAIADNCRAVPGILGNIQQNGSFVLTQADLSGVGGVTAANPGIREETGKTLTLGLVINPKSISALRNLTFTADYFDIKLEDAISRVPAATVLNKCYREGLSDFCQFVTRRTVASGAYSLGSVEQVVRGLINSGGSFSRGLDFTLNYSHEMLGGRANVSAAWTHLLKNGFRALTGDAYDNTKGELGTPKDSVNVGVNWANDAFGITINNEYMGPQVLDYENFQTLYRLADGSVPDSKYFRIKPKIYTDMQIRFTSIANFEFYIGAKNMFDVKRPPVWGGLPGNVNGTYDVLGRRFYTGVRVKL, encoded by the coding sequence ATGACAATTCATGCTATCAGCCGTCAACGTAGCCAGGCGCTGCGCGCCATCTGGCTAGGTGGTTCGGGCATAGTCGCTTTGCTTGCGACACCGGCCTACGCGCAAATCGCGCCGCAGGAAGCACAGGACGGCAGCAGTGCCAGCGCAGCGGACATCGTCGTCACCGGCAGCCGTATCGCATCGCCCGCCCTGACTTCGCCCAGTCCGCTTCAGGTGCTGACATCCGAAACGCTGGAAAATAACGGCATCGTCAACGTCCAGGACGCCTTGCAGCAGAATCCGGCGATCGGCCTTCCCGGTTTCAGCCGGACCACGACCGGCAACACCACCAATCCCGGCCTCGCCACCGTCAATCTGCGTAACCTGGGTGCGGATCGCACCTTGGTGCTGATCGACGGGCGGCGTTCGGTCGCCGGCGTGCCCGGCACGGCGCAGGTCGATCTGTCGATGATTCCCACGCCCTTCGTCGATCGGGTCGACGTGCTGACCGGCGGCGCATCCGCCGTCTATGGGTCCGATGCCGTCGCCGGCGTCGTCAACTTCATCTACAAGAAGAAGTTCGAGGGTCTGCAACTCAATGCCCAGGGCGGCATTTCGGAGCGCGGCGATGATCGCCAGATCGCGCTCAACGCGACCTATGGCCATAATTTCGCCGACGGTCGCGGCAATTTCATGATCTATGGTGGCTATGTCAACGAAGGCCCGGTGGATGCGCGCGGTCGCGACTTTTCGCGCTTCGACTATACCAGCCTCGGCACCATTCAGCGCGCCGCAGGCAATAACGACGCAAACCTGACCGCCGCGCAGAATATCTTCACGCGTTTCTACAATCCTTCCAACGTCGGCCCGGGCGGCATCTTCGTCATCGGGTCGCAGACGAACCGGGTCATCCTGCCCGATGGCAGCTTCCGCGCCTATAATGCGGCGACCGACGGCTTCAACCGTGCGGAATGGGGCCTGCTGGCCTCGCCGTCCGAACGCTTCACCTTTGCCGGACGCTTCAATTTCGACGTCAGCGACAGCGTCAATGTCTTTACCGAGGTCACCTACTCCAATGTCGTGACCCAGGGGCGAATGGAAGCATCGCCGATGCGCACCGACGGCGCGCTGGGTGCTTTCACCGGGACCAACGGTTTCTATCCCATACAGTCCCGCGTTCTGGTGCCGGGCGGCAATGGCGCGACCGTGCTGGTCAACAATCCCTTCGTACCGCAGGCTGTCCTGAACGCCGCGACCGATCGCACCGGCGATGGCCTGAAGGATCTGAGCTTTCTTCTGCGCACCACGGCCTTTGCGCCGGGCACGCGCACCATCCCGACCGAGCGCGACAATTTCCGCGCCGTGCTGGGCACGACCGTGGATTTGAGCAGCAACTGGAAGTTCGACGCCTATTATCAATATGGCTTTACCAAGCAGAAGCAGTCGATGTCGGGCCTCGCCAACCTCTACAACCTGGCGGACGGGTTGCAGGTCATCACCGATGTCTACGACTTCGACCGCGACGGCAGCACGACCGATGCGGTGTGCGCCAATGCCGACGCACGGGCACGCGGTTGCGTACCGGTCAACGTCTATGGTGAGGGCAAGCTGACACAGCAGATGGTCGACTATCTCAAGGTCAGCCTGCAACGCGATTCCAAACAAACGATGCATGTTCTGGCCGCTAACCTGACCGGAACGCTCTTCACTCTGCCGGGCGGCCCCGTACAGGTCGCCGTGGGCGGCGAATATCGCAAGGAAGAAAGCCGCGACATCTTCGATCCGCTGACCAATGCGGCGCGCAATGGCTATGTCCAGTTGACCGATACGGCGGGCAGCTTCGACGTCAAGGAAGCCTATGGCGAACTGGTCGTGCCGATCCTGTCGGACACGCCCTTCTTCCACAGCCTGTCGCTGCGCGGTGCGGCGCGCATGTCGGATTATTCGACCGTGGGCACTTTCTATGCCTGGAACGCCGGCGTGGAATGGGCGCCGGTCGAGGATATCCGGTTCCGCGCCGTTTACGCCCATGCGGTGCGTGCGCCCAATATCGGCGAACTCTTCGCGGCGCCTGCGGCGGGTATCGTCACCATTACCGATCCGTGCCAGGGCATCACCCTGACGACGCCGGGGGCGATCGCCGACAATTGTCGTGCAGTGCCAGGCATCCTCGGCAACATCCAGCAAAACGGGTCGTTCGTCCTGACCCAGGCCGATCTGTCCGGCGTGGGCGGGGTGACGGCCGCCAATCCCGGCATTCGGGAAGAAACCGGAAAGACGTTGACACTGGGCCTGGTCATCAACCCGAAGTCGATCTCAGCGCTGCGCAACCTGACCTTCACCGCCGACTATTTCGATATCAAGCTGGAAGACGCCATCAGCCGCGTACCTGCGGCGACCGTGCTCAACAAATGCTATCGCGAAGGCCTGTCGGACTTCTGTCAGTTCGTCACCCGGCGCACCGTTGCTTCGGGCGCCTATAGCCTGGGTTCGGTCGAACAGGTCGTGCGCGGCCTTATCAACAGCGGCGGCTCTTTCTCGCGCGGGCTGGATTTCACGTTGAACTATAGCCACGAAATGCTGGGCGGCCGCGCCAACGTCTCGGCGGCATGGACCCATCTGCTCAAGAACGGGTTCCGGGCGCTGACCGGCGACGCCTATGACAATACCAAGGGCGAACTGGGTACGCCCAAGGATTCGGTGAATGTCGGCGTCAACTGGGCCAATGATGCGTTCGGCATCACGATCAACAATGAATATATGGGGCCGCAGGTTCTGGATTATGAGAATTTCCAGACGCTCTATCGCCTGGCCGATGGATCGGTGCCGGATTCCAAATATTTCCGCATCAAACCGAAAATCTATACCGACATGCAGATTCGCTTCACATCGATCGCGAACTTCGAATTTTACATCGGCGCGAAGAATATGTTCGACGTAAAGCGTCCGCCCGTCTGGGGCGGGCTGCCTGGCAACGTCAATGGCACCTATGACGTGCTGGGCCGCCGCTTCTACACCGGCGTGCGCGTCAAGCTCTGA
- a CDS encoding sugar phosphate isomerase/epimerase family protein: MSTQKYGAGIWHFATYVDRYATDGYGPPRSLIEMIDLAGQVQDLTVVDINYPFVDPSLSLDTVGDALKRNGLSVIGITPEIYTRQFAKGAFTNPDPGVRRLANEMVNDAANVVRHFGADYVKLWPGQDGWDYPFQCDHRKLWQMSMDGVGELASQNPDLKFVIEYKPREPRNHMSYDSVARTLLGIEKIGLPNVGILLDFGHSLYGGESPADAAQLAIDHGRLFGMDVNDNFRSWDDDMIAGSVHPIELFEFFYTLRKNKWDGVWQLDQFPFREDSVEAANAAISFLKVIERALDKLDFEAMQAAQDRQDAVAAMKLARDALFTSY, from the coding sequence ATGAGCACGCAAAAATATGGCGCCGGGATCTGGCATTTCGCCACCTATGTGGATCGCTACGCCACCGACGGCTACGGCCCGCCACGGTCATTGATCGAGATGATCGACCTGGCCGGGCAGGTTCAGGATCTGACGGTGGTCGATATCAACTATCCCTTCGTCGATCCCAGCCTGTCGCTGGATACGGTGGGCGACGCGTTGAAGCGTAACGGCCTGTCCGTGATCGGTATCACCCCTGAAATCTACACGCGACAGTTCGCCAAAGGCGCTTTCACCAATCCCGATCCCGGCGTCCGCCGCCTGGCGAACGAGATGGTCAACGACGCGGCCAATGTGGTGCGCCATTTCGGCGCCGACTATGTGAAGCTGTGGCCGGGGCAGGATGGCTGGGACTATCCCTTCCAGTGCGACCACCGCAAATTGTGGCAGATGAGCATGGACGGCGTCGGCGAACTGGCGAGCCAGAATCCGGACCTCAAGTTCGTCATCGAGTATAAGCCGCGCGAACCGCGCAATCATATGAGCTATGACAGCGTGGCGCGCACGTTGCTGGGTATCGAGAAGATCGGCCTGCCCAATGTCGGCATCCTGCTCGATTTCGGCCATTCGCTCTATGGCGGGGAATCCCCTGCGGATGCGGCGCAGTTGGCGATCGATCATGGCCGCCTGTTCGGGATGGACGTGAACGACAATTTCCGCAGCTGGGACGATGACATGATCGCCGGATCCGTGCATCCGATCGAGCTGTTCGAATTCTTCTACACACTGCGCAAGAATAAATGGGATGGGGTCTGGCAACTGGATCAATTCCCTTTCCGCGAAGACAGCGTGGAAGCCGCCAATGCCGCCATCAGCTTCCTCAAGGTCATCGAGCGCGCACTCGACAAGCTGGATTTCGAGGCGATGCAGGCGGCGCAGGATCGGCAGGATGCGGTCGCCGCGATGAAGCTGGCCCGCGACGCCCTCTTCACATCCTATTGA
- a CDS encoding transketolase yields MTMMSVHAAGEKGVQSPQARADHVRERANWMRRRLLKMIVDAGQGHPGGDLSATDIIATLYFDILRFDPSEPAAPGRDRFVMSKGHCTGALYSALAAAGYFPEAELDTYLKPESRLNGHPNRTYLPGVETNTGPLGHGLPVAVGIAVAAQIDKADYRVFALTGDGELQEGSMWEAAMFAGHRGLGQLTVIVDRNRLQQGAGTEDTNALEPLADKWRAFGWEVAEVDGHDHAALLSAFDAACLPRSKPLCIIANTQKGHGVSFMENQAGWHHGVPNADQYAQALAELEAEIVA; encoded by the coding sequence ATGACAATGATGTCCGTTCACGCGGCTGGGGAAAAGGGCGTTCAAAGCCCCCAAGCGCGCGCCGATCATGTGCGGGAGCGTGCGAACTGGATGCGCCGCCGCCTGCTCAAGATGATCGTCGACGCGGGGCAGGGGCATCCGGGTGGCGATCTTTCGGCCACGGACATCATCGCTACGCTTTATTTCGATATTTTGCGCTTTGATCCGTCGGAACCAGCGGCGCCGGGTCGCGATCGCTTCGTGATGAGCAAGGGGCATTGCACCGGCGCGCTCTATAGTGCGCTAGCCGCGGCCGGCTACTTTCCCGAAGCGGAGCTGGACACCTATCTGAAGCCGGAATCGCGGCTGAACGGCCATCCCAACCGCACCTATCTGCCGGGCGTTGAAACCAACACCGGGCCGTTGGGCCATGGCCTGCCGGTCGCGGTCGGCATCGCCGTCGCGGCGCAGATCGACAAGGCCGACTATCGCGTCTTCGCGTTGACCGGCGATGGAGAATTGCAGGAAGGATCGATGTGGGAGGCGGCGATGTTCGCTGGCCACCGGGGGCTTGGGCAACTGACGGTCATCGTCGATCGCAACCGGCTGCAACAGGGCGCGGGGACCGAGGACACCAATGCCCTGGAGCCGCTGGCCGATAAATGGCGGGCTTTCGGGTGGGAGGTGGCGGAGGTGGACGGGCACGACCATGCCGCATTATTGTCGGCGTTCGACGCAGCCTGCCTGCCTCGTTCGAAGCCGCTCTGCATCATCGCCAATACGCAAAAGGGGCATGGCGTCAGCTTCATGGAAAATCAGGCCGGATGGCATCATGGCGTGCCCAATGCGGATCAATATGCGCAGGCCCTTGCCGAACTGGAAGCGGAGATCGTCGCATGA